A DNA window from Vigna unguiculata cultivar IT97K-499-35 chromosome 10, ASM411807v1, whole genome shotgun sequence contains the following coding sequences:
- the LOC114165894 gene encoding uncharacterized protein LOC114165894 — MELRGCGYLHFILAIKGGLVSKAPNVARGQPKLKFKNITDIYDDGLLSHNDDGMAERSCYGEIEETNADASEYNVNDDDDQRIYNLDDNDFDNITLSQIKESCEARKRKRSQGLESSRRNIKIEDSFLEDNGEAQMEADDDSDFMETLGSWKSKLSNNMKAKKRCFKKTISAYTQEVMPVVKLEEILDSVDFTPTSEEIQNGQDFPPTSEEIVDCQDFSPSSEEIDNNKEILSFNGDSAALVEVKCEVPETDYFGGPDDYSIVEVQEAEKIYKWNLKSELKNAQQRCMDFLPLRMVGPFNMDVGISNSQLSDGQFPDMPAIEFKSEERIIHPDYHYIAPQQISMVEDQIPDIHDSQPDGDSDSAVTLRSVATHKDLDYLGVDFKDDNILLGDCSNDEFTPGAEDQVVETSPTMEHDLNLDGYLVRCSDDPPEYEEIQSFASVNNECNGSSKLHHYERLLSTRQEISPSSLEKHCKAVKTIDLNRKKKLKSKGRQIYFSEQTDNRTAEGCDDITGARFTDIPNKISVIPRTKRVSHPKGISKIPHSSRQATRLGCSSVQSCSKSAIAFTQQQMHDAECLAMKLTKELKSMKDIVDDMLRSEFCLNTSLRHKVNEARVAVKNATRAEEASKRWLAFMSRDCSRFCKIMKLSDDGPAPQDVVRKERKKIAFADEAGGRLCQVKFYEDDGVSLSESN, encoded by the exons ATGGAGCTACGGGGTTGTGGTTATCTTCATTTCATTCTGGCTATTAAAGGTGGTTTAGTTTCAAAAGCCCCTAATGTTGCTCGTGGACAAccaaaacttaaatttaaaaatatcacagACATATATGATGATGGCTTATTGTCTCATAATGATGATGGAATGGCTGAAAGGTCATGCTATGGTGAAATTGAGGAAACCAATGCTGATGCTTCAGAATATAATGtcaatgatgatgatgatcagAGAATCTATAACTTGGATGATAACGACTTTGACAATATCACCCTGAGCCAAATTAAAGAAAGTTGCGAAGCAAGGAAGAGAAAACGCTCACAAGGTCTCGAGTCTTCtagaagaaacataaaaattGAAGATTCATTCCTGGAGGACAACGGTGAGGCGCAAATGGAAGCTGATGATGATTCTGATTTCATGGAGACTCTCGGTAGCTGGAAATCTAAACTGTCAAATAATATGAAGGCAAAGAAAAGGTGCTTCAAAAAAACAATCTCTGCTTATACCCAAGAGGTTATGCCAGTTGTCAAATTAGAAGAGATCCTAGACAGTGTAGATTTCACACCCACTAGTGAAGAGATCCAAAACGGTCAAGATTTCCCACCCACTAGCGAAGAGATCGTAGACTGTCAAGATTTCTCACCCTCCAGTGAAGAGATAGATAACAATAAAGAGATCCTATCCTTCAATGGAGATTCGGCTGCCCTTGTGGAAGTGAAATGTGAGGTTCCTGAAACTGACTATTTTGGTGGGCCAGATGACTATTCTATTGTAGAAGTACAAGAAGCAGAGAAAATCTACAAATGGAATTTGAAGAGTGAATTAAAAAATGCGCAGCAAAGATGTATGGATTTTCTTCCATTACGAATGGTGGGTCCATTTAACATGGATGTTGGGATAAGTAATTCTCAACTAAGCGATGGCCAGTTTCCAGACATGCCTGCGATAGAATTCAAAAGTGAAGAGCGTATCATTCATCCAGATTACCATTACATCGCCCCACAACAAATCTCTATGGTTGAAGATCAAATCCCTGATATTCATGACAGTCAACCGGATGGTGACAGTGACTCTGCAGTCACCCTACGTAGTGTGGCTACTCATAAAGATCTTGATTACCTGGGTGTAGATTTTAAAGATGATAACATTCTTCTCGGTGACTGCAGTAATGATGAATTTACTCCCGGTGCTGAGGATCAGGTAGTAGAGACCAGCCCTACTATGGAACATGACCTTAATCTTGATGGATATCTGGTTCGTTGCTCAGATGATCCACCTGAATATGAGGAAATACAATCATTTGCTTCTGTAAACAATGAATGTAATGGTAGTTCAAAGCTGCATCATTATGAAAGGCTATTATCAACAAGACAG GAAATTTCACCATCTTCTCTGGAAAAGCACTGTAAAGCTGTGAAGACTATTGATTTGAatcgtaaaaaaaaattga AAAGCAAGGGACGACAAATATACTTCTCTGAGCAGACTGATAATCGTACAGCTGAAGGGTGTGATGATATCACAGGCGCTCGATTTACTGATATCCCTAACAAAATTAGTGTTATTCCTAGGACTAAAAGAGTTTCTCATCCTAAAGGGATTTCCAAGATCCCTCATTCTTCTCGCCAAGCCACCCGCCTAGGGTGCAGTTCTGTACAAAGCTGCTCAAAGAGTGCAATTGCATTTACACAGCAACAAATGCATGATGCAGAATGTCTTGCCATGAAACTGACAAAGGAATTGAAGTCAATGAAGGACATTGTGGATGACATGTTACGATCTGAATTCTGTCTGAATACGTCTTTGAGGCATAAAGTAAATGAG GCAAGAGTGGCTGTCAAGAATGCAACAAGAGCTGAAGAAGCTTCAAAACGATGGCTGGCGTTCATGTCAAGAGATTGCAGCCGTTTCTGTAAAATAATG AAATTATCTGATGATGGTCCTGCTCCTCAAGATGTAGTGCGTaaagagaggaaaaaaataGCCTTTGCGGATGAAGCAGGTGGAAGGCTTTGCCAGGTTAAGTTCTATGAGGATGATGGGGTATCTTTGTCAGAGTCTAATTGA
- the LOC114165238 gene encoding uncharacterized protein LOC114165238, whose protein sequence is MVPYDEPIYGFSGEKVSIRGYIDLHTVFRDGTQTKTIPICFLVVDTPTSYNVLLGRPSLNTLGVVVSTPHLAMKFPSPSRDILTIHGDQRLARECYMASLRPQLPILQTKNIERPPDFHIALSGDDLDPRRAILTSTLISNTDLFAWSVADLPGVDPQVAVHKLSIYKEARYVSQKKRKLGEERRIATKIEANKLLNIAFIEEAHYTTWFSNVVLVKRLTGCPRDAYLLPNIDRLVDGVADNKVLTILDAYSGYNQIPMATTDMNKTAFITDDANYLYKVMSFGLKNA, encoded by the exons ATGGTTCCCTATGATGAACCCATATACGGTTTCTCCGGGGAGAAGGTCTCAATTCGCGGGTACAttgacctccataccgtctttcgtGATGGcactcaaaccaaaacaatccCTATCTGTTTCCTTGTCGTAGACACGCCTACATCATACAATGTACTTCTCGGTCGACCATCCCTCAACACTCTCGGCGTAGTCGTATCTACACCTCATCTAGCCATGAAATTTCCCTCCCCATCTAGAgacatccttaccatccacGGCGACCAACGGCTCGcgcgcgaatgctacatggctaGTCTACGACCACAACTACCCATTCTTCAAACAAAGAACATTGAACGTCCACCTGACTTTCACATAGCCTTATCTGGAGATGATTTGGACCCTAGA CGTGCAATACTCACATCTACCCTCATCAGCAACACCGACCTCTTTGCCTGGTCTGTCGCTGACTTACCCGGCGTTGACCCTCAAGTCGCGGTCCACAAACTTTCCATTTACAAAGAAGCCAGATATGTCTCTCAGAAAAAACGGAAGCTTGGTGAAGAACGTCGAATAGCAACAAAGATCGAAGCCAACAAGTTACTTAACATAGCTTTCATCGAAGAAGCCCACTACACCACCTGGTTCTCCAACGTAGTTCTGGTAAAAAGGCTAACG GGCTGCCCCAGGGACGCCTACCTCTTGCCCAATATCGACCGGCTAGTTGACGGTGTCGCCGACAACAAGGTCCTCACTATCCTAGATGCATATTCCGGATACAATCAGATCCCAATGGCCACAACTGATAtgaacaagaccgccttcatcacagacgacgcCAACTACCTTTATAAAGTCATGTCGTTCGGTCTCAAAAACGCATGA